From the Misgurnus anguillicaudatus chromosome 17, ASM2758022v2, whole genome shotgun sequence genome, one window contains:
- the LOC129451416 gene encoding uncharacterized protein translates to MVHSMMPHSSKPRSHPCGLCDKYTAQESTVNRHQRMHGEEKPYKCPYCNKSFSHSSGLVLHKRTHAAEKPHTCRICSKTFISSSHLTLHMRSHTGERKYKCGVCSKMFMQSSQLMCHKATHSGEKPFKCPDCNKCFGRSSHLKTHQRLHTGEKPFKCTQCDKAFIQKAGLVVHMRLHTGERPFKCEKCGKGFRTSTHLLNHQALELNESRFVCTTCQKGFRSMSMLKQHEKSHQTLCCSVCSGAFAQSSYLQLKLHISNGEHLYHCKVCNKTFTKMSTFEKHCIKHQMQTDEGEAECQEEAGDDPLFQPFVTDSSTSSKSEVNTRSKTRAKIRSNMEN, encoded by the coding sequence ATGGTTCACTCCATGATGCCCCACTCTTCCAAGCCTCGATCCCACCCTTGTGGTCTTTGTGACAAGTATACTGCCCAGGAATCAACAGTCAACAGGCACCAGCGAATGCATGGTGAAGAGAAACCCTACAAATGCCCCTACTGCAACAAAAGTTTTAGTCATTCTTCTGGTTTGGTTCTGCATAAACGGACCCATGCTGCGGAGAAGCCTCATACCTGCCGTATTTGCAGCAAGACATTCATTTCCTCTTCTCATCTGACGCTCCACATGCGCTCACACACCGGAGAGAGGAAGTACAAATGCGGCGTATGCTCAAAAATGTTCATGCAGTCGTCCCAACTTATGTGTCACAAGGCCACCCACTCGGGCGAGAAACCATTCAAATGTCCAGACTGCAACAAGTGCTTTGGCCGATCCTCACACTTGAAAACCCATCAGAGGCTGCACACGGGTGAAAAGCCTTTTAAGTGTACACAGTGTGATAAGGCTTTTATACAAAAGGCCGGACTTGTAGTTCACATGCGCCTGCACACAGGCGAGAGGCCTTTTAAATGCGAAAAGTGTGGGAAGGGCTTCCGCACATCAACTCACCTGCTGAACCATCAGGCTCTGGAGTTAAATGAGAGCAGGTTCGTCTGTACCACGTGTCAGAAAGGCTTCAGGTCAATGTCAATGCTGAAACAACATGAAAAAAGCCACCAGACGCTCTGCTGTAGCGTATGCTCGGGAGCCTTCGCACAATCCTCATATCTGCAGCTGAAACTGCACATAAGCAACGGAGAGCATCTCTACCATTGCAAGGTGTGCAACAAGACGTTCACAAAGATGTCCACCTTCGAGAAACACTGCATTAAGCACCAGATGCAGACGGATGAAGGAGAGGCCGAGTGCCAAGAGGAAGCTGGGGATGATCCCCTATTTCAGCCTTTTGTCACCGATTCCTCAACATCCTCGAAATCAGAAGTCAACACACGTTCCAAAACAAGAGCAAAAATTAGAAGTAACATGGAAAACTGA
- the prmt2 gene encoding protein arginine N-methyltransferase 2 isoform X1 — protein sequence MLEDESNEGNEAEEFIALADFEANGGEQLSFLAGNILMVHDKNSEDWWWAELHGHFGYVPSSYLRPKTEDEEVEDAWQDDEYFSNYGTLRLHLEMLSDKPRTETYRQVILNNSAALKGKVVMDLGCGTGVISLFCARLAQPAAVYAVEASSIAEHTEELVKKNGCEEVIKVFRDRAENLTLPGKVDVLVSEWMGNCLLFEFMVESVLLARDRWLKEGGMMWPSSACLTVIPCQAFSDYRQKMEFWEQPYGLDFSCLHPLAQKEFLSKPKFSHHLLPEDCLSTPSDVITLDMRTMQVSDLERLKGEFSFTIEKSGTLHGFTVWFSAHFQSLEEDGPSLELNTGPYSEITHWKQTLFMLDTPVTVEEEDVIVGSIRLQRNPIWRRHLSITFSWTINGTEDSRVNKPFFGREALTFYLLKSFSLHFNCHLKYFYRFRQRHFQCGGDLGTSLGTFTINTALNSSCIYINMNTQNLIYHKSYILKGS from the exons ATGCTTGAGGATGAAAGCAATGAGGGGAATGAAGCAGAAGAGTTTATCGCACTCGCGGATTTTGAGGCTAATGGTGGTGAGCAG CTCAGTTTTTTAGCGGGCAACATATTAATGGTCCATGACAAGAATTCAGAAGATTGGTGGTGGGCTGAACTGCATGGTCACTTTGGTTATGTGCCATCTAGCTATTTACGGCCAAAAACTGAGGATGAAGAAGTTGAAGATGCTTGGCAAGATGACGAATATTTCAGCAATTATGGGACATTA AGGCTACATTTGGAGATGCTGTCAGATAAACCCCGCACAGAAACATACAGGCAGGTGATCCTGAACAATAGTGCTGCCCTGAAAGGAAAGGTGGTCATGGATTTGGGCTGTGGGACAGGGGTTATCAGCCTCTTCTGTGCCCGTTTAGCACAACCTGCAGCG GTATACGCTGTGGAGGCCAGCTCGATAGCAGAACACACAGAGGAACTTGTGAAAAAGAACGGGTGCGAGGAGGTTATAAAAGTGTTTCGGGACCGAGCTGAAAATCTCACCCTGCCTGGGAAAGTTGATGTTCTTGTGTCAGAGTGGATGGGCAACTGTCTTCTG TTTGAGTTCATGGTGGAGTCAGTGTTGCTGGCACGTGATCGGTGGCTGAAGGAAGGAGGAATGATGTGGCCGTCCTCCGCCTGCCTTACTGTCATCCCATGCCAGGCCTTCTCGGACTACAGGCAAAAAATGGAGTTCTGGGAGCAGCCATATGGATTAGACTTCAGTTGTCTACA CCCACTTGCACAGAAAGAGTTTCTCTCCAAGCCTAAGTTTAGCCATCATCTTTTACCTGAAGACTGTTTGTCCACTCCATCTGATGTTATCACTCTTGATATGAGGACAATGCAGGTCTCAGACTTGGAG AGGCTCAAAGGAGAGTTTAGTTTCACTATCGAGAAGTCAGGCACGTTGCATGGCTTCACTGTCTGGTTCAGTGCACATTTCCAGAGTTTAGAAGAGGATGGACCATCACTGGAGTTAAACACAGGACCATAT TCAGAGATCACACACTGGAAACAGACTCTCTTTATGTTGGATACACCAGTGACAGTTGAGGAAGAAGATGTAATTGTGGGCTCCATACGTCTTCAGAGAAATCCGATCTGGAGACGTCACTTGTCGATCACGTTTTCATGGACCATAAATGGCACAGAAGATTCTAGGGTGAATAAACCTTTCTTTGGAAGGGAGGCTTTAaccttttatttattaaagagcttttctttacattttaattgtcatttaaaatatttttacaggttCAGACAAAGACATTTCCAATGTGGAGGTGACCTTGGGACAAGTCTAGGAACTTTTACAATAAACACAGCCTTGAACTCTAGTTGCATTTATATAAACATGAATACACAAAATTTAATATACCACAAATCttacattttaaaggggtcatga
- the prmt2 gene encoding protein arginine N-methyltransferase 2 isoform X2: MLEDESNEGNEAEEFIALADFEANGGEQLSFLAGNILMVHDKNSEDWWWAELHGHFGYVPSSYLRPKTEDEEVEDAWQDDEYFSNYGTLRLHLEMLSDKPRTETYRQVILNNSAALKGKVVMDLGCGTGVISLFCARLAQPAAVYAVEASSIAEHTEELVKKNGCEEVIKVFRDRAENLTLPGKVDVLVSEWMGNCLLFEFMVESVLLARDRWLKEGGMMWPSSACLTVIPCQAFSDYRQKMEFWEQPYGLDFSCLHPLAQKEFLSKPKFSHHLLPEDCLSTPSDVITLDMRTMQVSDLERLKGEFSFTIEKSGTLHGFTVWFSAHFQSLEEDGPSLELNTGPYSEITHWKQTLFMLDTPVTVEEEDVIVGSIRLQRNPIWRRHLSITFSWTINGTEDSRVQTKTFPMWR; this comes from the exons ATGCTTGAGGATGAAAGCAATGAGGGGAATGAAGCAGAAGAGTTTATCGCACTCGCGGATTTTGAGGCTAATGGTGGTGAGCAG CTCAGTTTTTTAGCGGGCAACATATTAATGGTCCATGACAAGAATTCAGAAGATTGGTGGTGGGCTGAACTGCATGGTCACTTTGGTTATGTGCCATCTAGCTATTTACGGCCAAAAACTGAGGATGAAGAAGTTGAAGATGCTTGGCAAGATGACGAATATTTCAGCAATTATGGGACATTA AGGCTACATTTGGAGATGCTGTCAGATAAACCCCGCACAGAAACATACAGGCAGGTGATCCTGAACAATAGTGCTGCCCTGAAAGGAAAGGTGGTCATGGATTTGGGCTGTGGGACAGGGGTTATCAGCCTCTTCTGTGCCCGTTTAGCACAACCTGCAGCG GTATACGCTGTGGAGGCCAGCTCGATAGCAGAACACACAGAGGAACTTGTGAAAAAGAACGGGTGCGAGGAGGTTATAAAAGTGTTTCGGGACCGAGCTGAAAATCTCACCCTGCCTGGGAAAGTTGATGTTCTTGTGTCAGAGTGGATGGGCAACTGTCTTCTG TTTGAGTTCATGGTGGAGTCAGTGTTGCTGGCACGTGATCGGTGGCTGAAGGAAGGAGGAATGATGTGGCCGTCCTCCGCCTGCCTTACTGTCATCCCATGCCAGGCCTTCTCGGACTACAGGCAAAAAATGGAGTTCTGGGAGCAGCCATATGGATTAGACTTCAGTTGTCTACA CCCACTTGCACAGAAAGAGTTTCTCTCCAAGCCTAAGTTTAGCCATCATCTTTTACCTGAAGACTGTTTGTCCACTCCATCTGATGTTATCACTCTTGATATGAGGACAATGCAGGTCTCAGACTTGGAG AGGCTCAAAGGAGAGTTTAGTTTCACTATCGAGAAGTCAGGCACGTTGCATGGCTTCACTGTCTGGTTCAGTGCACATTTCCAGAGTTTAGAAGAGGATGGACCATCACTGGAGTTAAACACAGGACCATAT TCAGAGATCACACACTGGAAACAGACTCTCTTTATGTTGGATACACCAGTGACAGTTGAGGAAGAAGATGTAATTGTGGGCTCCATACGTCTTCAGAGAAATCCGATCTGGAGACGTCACTTGTCGATCACGTTTTCATGGACCATAAATGGCACAGAAGATTCTAGG gttCAGACAAAGACATTTCCAATGTGGAGGTGA